The following are encoded together in the Bradyrhizobium algeriense genome:
- a CDS encoding XRE family transcriptional regulator, translating to MSTATIGIRIRALREKQGFSQEDLAQRFGFKDRQTLSAIETGDRRVTAEELVRAVELFGVQLDYFTDPFLLVGEGRFSWRQSGLVGRALADYEVDAGRFIAAFRTLAPQIGRETPLLRRTLALTSQSSFDNAAAAGERFALEFKLGEIPAITLADTMERELGILVLMVDAINGISGAACRLPELDVVLINRREIPGRRHFDLAHELFHILTWDAMPPEHVEDVAPKRRTRVEQLADNFASALLMPASVLDRYGDWSGLKGDDLIKRLNAAADELRVSSSALRWRLVDLKRLDRSTAAAIREDKLRNNGRTKPEKEPLPPLFSKTFISVIARAVDEGRVAVRRVSYLLGLAIDELADLFRAHGVDAPYDL from the coding sequence ATGAGCACCGCCACGATTGGAATCCGAATTCGAGCACTGCGAGAGAAGCAAGGGTTCTCGCAGGAGGACCTTGCGCAGCGTTTTGGATTCAAGGATCGCCAGACCCTCTCCGCAATCGAGACTGGCGACCGTCGCGTAACAGCGGAGGAATTGGTTCGGGCAGTGGAACTGTTTGGCGTTCAACTCGACTATTTCACGGATCCGTTCCTGCTCGTCGGTGAAGGCCGATTCTCCTGGCGCCAAAGCGGACTCGTTGGACGCGCGCTCGCGGACTACGAAGTCGATGCAGGCCGATTCATTGCTGCCTTCCGTACCTTAGCCCCGCAAATTGGGCGCGAAACACCTCTTCTGCGCCGTACGCTTGCACTAACTAGTCAATCGAGCTTCGACAATGCGGCAGCGGCCGGCGAACGCTTCGCTTTAGAATTCAAGCTCGGTGAGATTCCTGCAATCACGCTCGCTGACACAATGGAGCGCGAGCTCGGAATTCTTGTATTGATGGTCGATGCGATCAATGGGATTTCAGGCGCTGCTTGCAGATTGCCGGAGCTAGACGTCGTCCTGATTAACCGCCGCGAGATACCTGGACGCCGTCATTTCGATCTCGCTCACGAGCTCTTCCACATCCTCACCTGGGATGCGATGCCGCCAGAGCATGTCGAAGACGTCGCACCAAAGCGACGAACCCGGGTTGAACAGCTTGCCGATAATTTTGCTTCCGCGCTCCTCATGCCGGCGTCGGTTCTCGATCGATACGGGGACTGGTCAGGGCTCAAGGGTGACGATCTCATTAAGAGGCTTAACGCGGCAGCAGATGAGCTTCGCGTGAGTTCCTCGGCACTGCGATGGCGGCTCGTCGACTTGAAGCGTCTCGACAGATCCACTGCCGCAGCAATTCGGGAGGACAAACTGCGCAACAATGGCAGGACGAAGCCCGAAAAGGAGCCTTTGCCGCCGCTGTTCTCGAAGACCTTCATCTCAGTAATTGCCCGCGCGGTTGACGAAGGCCGCGTCGCAGTCCGACGGGTTTCATATTTACTCGGCCTCGCGATCGACGAGCTTGCCGATCTTTTCAGAGCTCACGGCGTCGACGCGCCCTACGATCTGTGA
- a CDS encoding DNA methyltransferase, with protein sequence MTIMFEGAIDPQLEWLYHIGPVGLVIGPNVIREEDLTPARQTAVDTLSVAELLTTDTEDPALPDPWLFFERILGWEARYVAGAPGGPSLPENIASYISEHEVLLSPDWAVRDLGGADPGAFQILVKLHTTLDADKRGVLDRWDATPHHQFERLLRESGVTIGVLVDRSHLWLIYAPRGETSGWLYFPLRSLGTVAGRAMLGGLKLILGHARLFTEPEGRRLPKLLARSREAQNKVSAQLAEQVLGALHELLRAFHAADPERIEQLAATRPHHLYEGLLTTLMRLVFLLYAEDRELMPTQRVGEAVDIYESSYSVRGLYARLIEDRALNPDTMDERVGGWGRLLALFRLVHGGHPSGWITARGGKLFDTNVFPFLESRNEGEPRAAAKVLPIRDGAVLRILEGLMTVEARSFTGERVRERLSYRSLDVEQIGSVYETIMGFTIQRASGPMIAVKGEKNLPVFVDILFLGQKKAPDRQKLLKEWGVSPTGRKLEAIKNAKDAGTLTEALAAISDPRGSPGGHVVQAGSPILQPTDERRQSGSHYTPRTLTEPIVRYALEPAFERIGEDATPDQVLDIKVCDPACGSGAFLVEACRQIGERLEKAWGKNKDLKPAIPPDEDEALHACRLVAQRSLYGVDKNPLAVDLARLSLWLATLAREHEFTFLDHAVKSGNSLIGLTREQIEAAHWDLSKDSAPLLRGLLRERVNEVAIGRRDIQFASDDVTRAIQEARHRIVEKKLEGPRLYGDAVVAAFFSADKPRKREEKRVEVAKLLTGLSSETDRTERLATVAATLTQGAHPIRPFHWELEFPEVFTRDNPGFDAIVGNPPFAGKNTTTTSNRDGFLDWLKVLHAGTHGNSDLVAHFFRRTFGLIRQRGACGLIATNTVGQGDTRTTGLTAILAAGGRISRAVKRLQWPGEAAVVVSVIHITKSNKGEATLNGKNVRRVSAFLVEGDFDTNPALLKKNSRTAFQGTNPVGAGFLFDDARAKKGETLSLRDMNEILTNDATLSEFVKPYTSGEDVANDVHQMHRRYVIDFGDLNLEDAERRGGALFSAVNRLVKPVRDTDNREHRRQNWWKHGEPQKGLYIAIEGLPLVLVAPQTSPHLQMALRTNQGIFASTVIAFSFSNFSSFALLQSRIHEVWARFFSSSMKDDLRYAPSDCFETFPFPSELKDLSDLESAGMAYHSHRATLMIARNEGTTRIYNRFHDATEGSSDVQHLRELHAKMDRTTLRAYGWHDLAEQAQPVFLNEQTEDDHAYQGRLFWSSGFRDEVLARLLALNVERHTEEVRLGLVSANGALIANDSEDGEEYEAE encoded by the coding sequence ATGACAATAATGTTTGAGGGGGCGATCGATCCGCAGCTTGAATGGCTCTACCATATTGGGCCAGTCGGGCTAGTTATCGGTCCCAACGTCATACGTGAAGAGGACCTGACGCCGGCGCGCCAAACGGCCGTGGACACGCTTTCAGTTGCGGAACTGCTAACGACCGACACCGAAGATCCTGCGCTTCCGGACCCATGGCTATTCTTCGAGCGAATCCTGGGCTGGGAGGCGCGGTACGTCGCTGGCGCGCCGGGCGGCCCTAGCCTGCCCGAAAATATTGCGAGTTATATATCAGAGCACGAAGTTCTGCTTTCGCCCGACTGGGCGGTCAGGGATCTAGGCGGTGCTGATCCAGGCGCGTTCCAGATTCTTGTAAAACTGCACACCACCCTTGATGCCGACAAGCGAGGCGTCCTCGATCGTTGGGATGCAACGCCGCATCATCAATTCGAACGCCTCCTCCGCGAAAGCGGCGTCACGATCGGAGTGCTTGTAGATCGATCTCATTTGTGGCTTATCTACGCACCGCGCGGAGAGACATCCGGATGGCTTTACTTTCCGCTTAGGAGCCTCGGGACCGTCGCGGGTCGCGCGATGCTTGGTGGCCTAAAACTTATTCTTGGCCATGCCCGGCTTTTCACCGAGCCAGAAGGCCGGCGACTTCCGAAACTGCTTGCTCGGTCGCGCGAGGCCCAAAATAAAGTATCTGCGCAGTTGGCCGAACAGGTTCTCGGCGCCCTGCATGAACTATTGCGCGCGTTTCACGCAGCCGATCCTGAACGCATCGAGCAACTCGCTGCGACGCGCCCTCATCATCTCTATGAAGGGCTCCTCACGACATTAATGCGGCTGGTGTTCCTGCTCTACGCCGAAGACCGCGAATTGATGCCAACGCAGAGGGTGGGCGAAGCCGTCGATATCTATGAATCCAGCTACTCCGTCCGCGGCCTTTACGCCCGGCTCATTGAGGATCGAGCACTCAATCCGGATACAATGGACGAGCGTGTGGGCGGTTGGGGACGACTGCTGGCGCTATTCCGGCTGGTCCACGGCGGTCATCCATCCGGATGGATTACCGCCCGTGGCGGCAAATTGTTCGATACAAATGTCTTTCCGTTTCTCGAAAGCCGGAACGAAGGTGAGCCGCGGGCGGCCGCAAAAGTGCTTCCAATCCGCGATGGCGCCGTCCTTCGGATCCTTGAAGGGCTGATGACGGTTGAGGCGCGTTCGTTCACCGGTGAGCGCGTGCGGGAGCGCCTCTCCTACCGATCTCTCGATGTTGAGCAGATTGGCTCGGTCTATGAAACGATCATGGGCTTTACCATTCAGCGCGCCTCCGGGCCCATGATTGCCGTTAAAGGCGAAAAAAACCTTCCGGTATTCGTCGACATTCTATTCCTTGGGCAGAAAAAGGCCCCAGATCGCCAAAAGCTTCTCAAGGAATGGGGCGTATCACCCACAGGCCGAAAACTCGAAGCCATCAAAAATGCTAAAGACGCTGGAACACTTACAGAGGCACTTGCCGCTATCTCCGATCCACGGGGGTCGCCGGGAGGCCACGTGGTTCAAGCGGGCAGTCCAATCCTGCAGCCAACAGATGAGCGCCGCCAATCAGGGAGCCACTATACGCCGCGCACCCTCACTGAGCCGATAGTCCGTTACGCACTGGAACCAGCCTTCGAGCGCATAGGCGAGGACGCGACGCCTGATCAGGTGTTGGATATCAAGGTCTGCGATCCGGCTTGCGGGTCGGGGGCCTTCTTGGTTGAGGCCTGTCGGCAAATTGGAGAACGACTAGAGAAGGCATGGGGCAAGAATAAGGATCTTAAGCCAGCTATCCCCCCCGACGAGGATGAGGCGCTGCATGCCTGCCGCCTAGTTGCCCAACGCTCACTCTATGGAGTGGACAAAAATCCACTCGCGGTTGACCTCGCCCGACTATCGCTGTGGCTTGCCACGCTGGCCCGCGAACACGAATTTACGTTTCTCGATCACGCGGTCAAATCGGGCAATAGCCTCATTGGCCTAACGCGGGAACAAATCGAGGCAGCTCATTGGGACTTATCGAAAGATAGCGCGCCGCTACTGCGAGGCCTCTTACGAGAGCGAGTCAACGAGGTCGCGATTGGACGCCGCGATATCCAATTTGCCTCGGACGACGTCACGCGCGCAATCCAAGAGGCGCGTCATCGTATCGTCGAAAAAAAGCTAGAGGGACCTCGCCTATATGGTGACGCGGTCGTCGCCGCATTCTTTTCGGCAGACAAGCCGCGGAAGCGTGAGGAAAAGAGGGTCGAGGTTGCTAAGTTACTTACGGGCCTTAGCTCGGAAACTGATCGCACCGAAAGGTTGGCTACCGTTGCCGCGACGCTCACGCAGGGCGCACACCCCATCCGGCCATTCCACTGGGAACTGGAGTTTCCAGAAGTTTTTACGAGAGACAATCCGGGGTTCGATGCCATTGTGGGGAACCCCCCCTTTGCGGGCAAAAACACGACAACCACATCTAACCGTGATGGCTTCCTCGATTGGTTGAAGGTGCTGCATGCCGGCACGCATGGAAACTCCGATCTTGTTGCTCATTTCTTTCGCCGCACTTTCGGTCTCATCCGTCAAAGGGGGGCGTGCGGGCTCATTGCAACGAACACAGTAGGACAAGGCGACACTCGTACGACCGGCTTGACTGCGATCCTCGCTGCAGGCGGACGAATTAGTCGGGCGGTGAAACGCTTACAGTGGCCCGGCGAGGCGGCAGTGGTCGTTTCCGTTATTCACATCACAAAAAGCAACAAGGGTGAGGCCACCTTGAATGGTAAGAATGTGAGGCGAGTATCGGCCTTTTTAGTCGAAGGAGATTTCGATACCAACCCCGCGCTCCTAAAGAAAAATTCTAGAACGGCTTTCCAAGGAACCAACCCAGTAGGCGCGGGTTTTTTGTTTGATGACGCGCGTGCGAAGAAGGGCGAAACACTATCGCTGCGCGACATGAACGAGATTCTCACCAACGATGCAACATTGTCCGAGTTTGTTAAGCCGTATACTTCCGGTGAAGACGTTGCGAACGATGTTCATCAGATGCACCGCCGCTACGTCATTGATTTTGGGGATTTAAACCTCGAGGATGCCGAGCGTCGAGGAGGCGCGCTTTTTTCTGCCGTGAACCGACTGGTTAAACCCGTTAGAGACACAGACAACCGAGAACACCGGCGGCAAAATTGGTGGAAGCACGGTGAACCGCAAAAAGGGCTGTATATCGCGATTGAAGGGCTTCCTTTAGTCCTCGTGGCTCCACAAACTTCGCCGCATCTTCAAATGGCCCTTCGCACGAACCAAGGAATATTCGCGTCTACAGTCATTGCATTCTCTTTTTCTAACTTCTCATCTTTTGCTCTGCTTCAGTCCCGCATACACGAAGTATGGGCGCGATTTTTTTCGTCTTCTATGAAGGACGATTTACGTTACGCTCCATCCGACTGTTTTGAAACATTTCCGTTTCCCTCTGAGCTCAAGGATCTGTCGGATCTGGAGTCCGCCGGCATGGCCTACCATTCACACCGCGCGACGCTAATGATCGCTCGCAATGAGGGCACGACGCGGATATATAATCGTTTCCATGATGCAACCGAAGGCAGTTCAGACGTCCAACACCTACGCGAACTGCATGCGAAGATGGATCGCACGACGCTTCGCGCTTACGGCTGGCACGATCTCGCAGAGCAAGCACAACCTGTCTTTCTAAATGAACAGACTGAAGACGACCACGCCTATCAAGGTCGACTGTTTTGGTCCTCAGGTTTTCGGGATGAAGTTCTGGCGCGTCTTCTCGCGCTCAATGTCGAGCGGCACACCGAGGAGGTTCGTCTCGGCTTGGTAAGCGCCAATGGCGCCCTCATTGCTAACGACAGCGAAGACGGCGAAGAGTACGAGGCGGAATAG
- the drmD gene encoding DISARM system SNF2-like helicase DrmD: protein MPRESRLEPEVGELIRLRGREWVVEGVRESGDAAAPKSFSMACIDDDAQGERFQAVVDAEIDVRRVEDEVWSQIGQSGTDDPEVFSAHLRAVTWRSATAADRGLFQAPFRAGIRLDPYQLLPLSKALKLPRVNLLIADDVGLGKTVEAGLVLREMLLRRRVDYVVVSSPAAMTSQWQDELAQKFGLGFTIIDRDYLATVRRNYGFSANPWAVGSRFIISHNLIADETYSDGLSQLFGTFRPRAMLILDEAHHAAPASGVAYATDSQFTRAIRSLAERFEHRLFLSATPHNGHSNSFSSLLEILDPQRFTRGFPVEPAELEPVMVRRLKSDLIKLNVSKFPNRKIEPIILSGLPEDAPELVLSSLLDDYREWCETGLQGTPLANARFVLSGLQQRLLSSIPAFSRSLRKHLETLKRQRDRADQSAPQTAASLMADTPVELETDESADENSLLDLIQKQEEDVAEAATAGVRFTTRGFDEAITRVEAMLAIARRNERKPDERVLWLVDWIEKNMMASPGRWNERRLIIFTEWEDTRLWLEKRLNEAFADTDLGPKRIATFTGITGQRRREEVKLAFNADPAKTPLRLLLCTDAAREGINLQTRCHDLIHFDLPWNPSRLEQRNGRIDRKLQPADTVTCRYFVYAQRAEDQVLSALVRKTETIRSQLGSSGQVLAERIHGKLTSGGISRRSAALLASEIEAEDGSAAAKRARFEMADEEDKRLARLSKELEDLDRDLEQARKRVGIKSEDLRAVFETALARDGVSLVPATNLEVGDAFRIDPALPIFAKDSSWNSVFDELREGRPPKPRDVAEWRAKHPVRAIAFEAQVLPDGRDADDVVQVHLEHRLVRRLLSRFVSHGFRAGLNRASVIYGPGSQPRVVLVGRLAMFGSAAARLHEEILPITALWSEPARAGQGLRAFGRSGDQTTLGELEEALKAATVPPKDIVDRLLAGVQKDLTDLRPALEQRAKTAADVARKDLTEIGVRESRALKDLLSAQRERIRRGAAVKDTAQFELDLSDPAERRQREADRRHWQRRLESLEREIVEEPSRVIESYKIRAERLEPIGIVYLWPKQS from the coding sequence ATGCCTAGGGAATCGCGCCTTGAGCCTGAAGTAGGAGAGTTGATCCGGCTTCGAGGTCGGGAGTGGGTCGTAGAAGGCGTCCGAGAAAGCGGCGATGCCGCTGCTCCGAAATCCTTCAGTATGGCGTGCATAGACGATGACGCGCAGGGAGAGCGATTTCAAGCTGTTGTCGACGCAGAAATCGATGTCCGACGCGTGGAAGACGAAGTTTGGAGCCAGATCGGACAAAGCGGAACTGACGATCCAGAAGTGTTCTCCGCTCATCTTAGAGCGGTAACATGGAGATCAGCTACCGCGGCGGATCGAGGTTTGTTTCAGGCACCATTCCGCGCTGGCATCAGACTTGACCCGTATCAGCTTTTGCCGCTCTCCAAGGCGCTCAAGCTTCCCCGTGTAAATCTGTTAATTGCCGATGACGTTGGTCTGGGTAAAACGGTTGAGGCAGGTCTGGTGCTGCGGGAAATGCTGCTTCGCAGGCGTGTAGACTACGTCGTAGTTTCCAGCCCTGCGGCGATGACCTCGCAATGGCAGGACGAACTCGCTCAAAAATTCGGTTTGGGATTTACCATTATCGACCGAGACTATTTGGCGACGGTCCGACGAAATTACGGATTTTCGGCAAATCCGTGGGCGGTTGGATCTCGCTTCATCATATCTCATAACCTGATTGCAGACGAAACATACTCTGATGGATTAAGTCAGCTCTTTGGTACTTTTCGTCCGCGAGCAATGCTTATCCTCGACGAAGCTCATCATGCAGCCCCCGCGAGCGGCGTTGCATATGCGACAGATAGCCAGTTTACGCGGGCTATTCGAAGTCTGGCCGAGCGATTTGAGCATCGACTATTTCTATCGGCTACGCCACATAACGGGCACTCAAACAGCTTTTCGTCCCTCCTGGAAATACTGGATCCGCAGCGTTTCACGCGTGGATTTCCCGTGGAGCCCGCAGAGCTGGAACCCGTTATGGTGCGGCGTCTAAAGAGCGACTTGATTAAACTGAATGTGTCGAAATTTCCAAATCGAAAGATCGAACCGATCATTTTGTCAGGTCTTCCCGAGGACGCTCCTGAGCTGGTGCTTTCGAGCCTTCTCGATGATTATCGAGAATGGTGCGAAACAGGGTTACAGGGTACACCTCTCGCCAACGCACGCTTTGTTTTGTCTGGTCTACAGCAGAGATTGCTGTCGTCTATCCCGGCTTTTTCCAGAAGCCTCCGGAAGCACCTTGAGACGCTTAAACGGCAGCGTGATCGCGCCGATCAGTCAGCGCCACAAACTGCAGCATCTCTTATGGCGGACACGCCAGTCGAACTCGAAACCGATGAAAGTGCCGACGAGAATAGCCTCCTCGATCTGATACAAAAGCAGGAGGAGGACGTCGCTGAGGCCGCTACCGCCGGCGTCAGATTTACGACGCGCGGCTTCGACGAAGCAATAACCCGCGTAGAGGCCATGCTCGCGATTGCGCGACGCAACGAACGCAAACCCGACGAGCGTGTGCTTTGGCTTGTTGATTGGATCGAAAAGAACATGATGGCTTCGCCAGGCCGGTGGAACGAGCGGCGCCTCATTATCTTCACGGAGTGGGAGGACACGCGACTTTGGCTTGAAAAGCGTCTCAATGAAGCTTTCGCCGACACCGATCTCGGTCCCAAACGGATTGCAACCTTTACCGGCATTACGGGACAACGGCGCCGCGAGGAGGTAAAGCTCGCATTCAACGCGGATCCTGCAAAGACGCCACTCCGCTTGCTCCTTTGTACCGATGCGGCCCGCGAGGGTATCAATCTCCAAACACGATGCCACGATCTTATTCACTTTGATCTGCCCTGGAATCCTTCTCGACTCGAACAGCGCAATGGCCGGATCGATCGTAAGCTTCAGCCAGCGGACACGGTGACCTGTCGTTACTTCGTGTATGCGCAGAGAGCCGAGGATCAAGTTCTATCGGCACTGGTTCGCAAGACCGAAACTATTCGCAGCCAGCTAGGGTCTTCCGGACAAGTGCTGGCGGAGCGAATCCATGGGAAGCTCACCAGCGGTGGCATTTCGCGACGTTCCGCGGCCTTGCTTGCGAGCGAGATCGAGGCGGAGGATGGAAGTGCCGCTGCAAAGCGAGCGCGCTTCGAGATGGCCGACGAAGAAGATAAGCGACTGGCACGTCTTTCCAAAGAACTTGAAGATTTGGATCGCGATCTTGAGCAGGCTAGAAAGCGAGTCGGCATCAAATCTGAAGATCTGCGAGCTGTTTTTGAAACAGCACTCGCACGCGACGGAGTTTCGCTCGTACCTGCTACAAACTTAGAGGTCGGGGATGCTTTCAGGATCGATCCAGCGCTTCCAATTTTTGCCAAAGACTCGTCTTGGAATAGTGTTTTTGACGAACTCCGCGAGGGGCGGCCGCCGAAGCCGCGAGACGTCGCAGAATGGCGCGCGAAGCATCCCGTAAGAGCCATAGCGTTCGAGGCACAGGTTCTTCCAGATGGGAGGGACGCAGATGATGTCGTGCAGGTTCATCTCGAACATCGATTGGTGCGGCGGCTCTTATCTCGATTCGTGTCACACGGTTTCCGCGCCGGCTTGAACCGGGCTAGTGTGATCTATGGACCCGGTTCGCAACCTCGCGTCGTGCTCGTCGGGCGCTTGGCGATGTTCGGCTCCGCGGCAGCTCGTCTTCACGAAGAGATACTGCCCATCACGGCGTTGTGGAGCGAGCCCGCGCGGGCGGGTCAAGGATTGCGAGCCTTCGGCCGAAGTGGCGACCAAACCACGCTCGGTGAGCTTGAGGAAGCACTTAAAGCAGCAACCGTACCCCCTAAAGACATCGTCGACCGCCTTCTCGCTGGGGTTCAAAAAGATCTGACCGATCTTCGCCCTGCCCTCGAGCAGCGTGCGAAGACCGCCGCGGACGTTGCGAGGAAAGACCTGACTGAAATCGGAGTCCGCGAATCTAGAGCCCTGAAAGACCTCCTCTCAGCCCAGCGCGAGAGAATTCGAAGGGGCGCAGCAGTGAAGGACACGGCTCAATTTGAATTGGATCTATCCGACCCGGCTGAACGCCGTCAGCGCGAAGCCGACCGACGGCATTGGCAGAGGCGCCTCGAAAGCCTCGAACGTGAAATCGTCGAAGAGCCCAGTCGCGTCATCGAATCGTACAAGATCCGCGCAGAGCGGCTTGAGCCCATCGGCATCGTTTACCTTTGGCCGAAACAATCATGA
- a CDS encoding GmrSD restriction endonuclease domain-containing protein, which translates to METQVRTPQMVFMQPQRFVVPLFQRPYVWNEENQWEPLWNDVVRVADRVLKQPTEKHHPHFLGAVVLQQMQKQTGQMQERTVIDGQQRLTTLQLLLDALHAELMAVQALQPAMRLEPLVRNAEPFCSKHEDRFKVWPTNRDRPAFNAVMGATLPMDYDAVGHRGEKMVEAHRFFSDQAREWLNAVGSEVTQTRAAAIETVVRELLQIVVIDLTVDENAQEIFETLNARGAQLTAADLIKNFIFQRLLEAGANVEEAYQKNWKDFETAFWETETSVGRLRYSRSATFLNHWLIARTGEEVLAREVFDRFKRFADHEAELPMHKLLEQVHTAAGVYRSFITAASTNTGPIDGVGLFGYRTGVLESEVIKPLVLDLLDPEQSAIPPPQFAKALSVIESWMVRRMLVRATTKNYNQVVAELIALLHKSNRDIAGDVIEAFLAGQTTGSRYWPDDVELEQELVSLQAYRRLGRGRLRMVLEAIEDHLRGWSNGQNGLGDERVGRGKLAIEHVMPRKWHTHWAIQDGSDEAERESIIHTLGNLTLLTGKINSKVSNGPWSGNGGKRALLEKHDVLILNRDLLKKGADQWTDQAIRTRTKELVRVISQIWPVPANHRSGFARDKSTVRRKVDLSDLIAGGKLEPGLPLYPRRKQHSHRVATLLPDGTIDVDGIAFSSPTEAATAIAGKRTNGWWFFVTDQATKRSLRNIRRDYIDAMSVDADDDDQDDDEDEEET; encoded by the coding sequence ATGGAAACGCAAGTCCGCACCCCTCAAATGGTCTTTATGCAGCCCCAGAGATTTGTCGTTCCCCTGTTTCAGCGTCCGTATGTTTGGAACGAAGAAAATCAATGGGAGCCGCTCTGGAACGACGTGGTGCGGGTTGCGGACAGAGTGCTGAAGCAGCCTACCGAAAAGCATCACCCTCATTTTCTCGGCGCCGTAGTTCTGCAACAAATGCAGAAGCAAACAGGTCAAATGCAGGAGCGGACTGTAATTGATGGTCAGCAGCGGTTGACCACGCTGCAATTGCTGCTTGACGCGCTCCATGCGGAATTGATGGCGGTTCAGGCATTGCAACCGGCAATGAGGCTTGAACCGCTAGTAAGAAACGCTGAGCCGTTTTGCTCAAAGCATGAAGATCGCTTTAAAGTCTGGCCGACGAACCGTGACCGGCCAGCATTCAACGCCGTTATGGGAGCTACGCTTCCTATGGACTACGATGCGGTCGGCCACCGTGGAGAAAAGATGGTGGAAGCGCACCGGTTCTTCAGTGATCAGGCGCGCGAATGGCTAAACGCAGTCGGTTCGGAAGTGACACAAACGCGCGCGGCGGCCATTGAGACCGTAGTCCGGGAACTTCTGCAGATTGTGGTGATCGACCTTACGGTCGACGAAAACGCACAGGAGATTTTTGAGACTTTGAACGCCCGCGGCGCGCAGCTTACCGCAGCGGACCTAATCAAGAACTTCATTTTCCAGCGGCTGCTCGAAGCTGGCGCCAACGTTGAGGAAGCCTATCAAAAGAACTGGAAAGATTTTGAGACAGCATTTTGGGAGACAGAAACTAGCGTAGGACGCCTTCGCTACTCCCGTTCCGCCACATTCCTCAACCACTGGCTGATTGCTCGCACCGGCGAAGAGGTTTTGGCTCGAGAGGTGTTCGACCGATTTAAACGGTTTGCAGACCATGAGGCTGAACTGCCCATGCACAAGTTGCTTGAGCAAGTTCACACCGCCGCTGGCGTTTACCGCAGCTTTATCACCGCCGCGTCTACCAACACTGGGCCGATCGATGGTGTGGGCTTGTTCGGCTATCGAACTGGCGTTCTCGAAAGCGAGGTCATCAAGCCCCTGGTGCTCGACTTGCTTGACCCGGAACAGTCGGCAATTCCTCCCCCGCAATTCGCAAAGGCCCTCTCTGTAATAGAAAGCTGGATGGTTCGCCGAATGCTGGTTCGTGCAACGACCAAAAACTATAATCAGGTCGTAGCTGAGCTAATAGCGCTCCTACATAAGTCAAATCGTGACATCGCGGGTGATGTTATCGAGGCTTTCCTGGCCGGACAGACGACGGGAAGCAGGTACTGGCCTGATGACGTTGAGCTTGAGCAGGAGCTTGTATCACTACAGGCATACAGGCGCCTGGGCCGTGGGCGCCTCCGAATGGTGCTTGAGGCCATCGAAGACCATCTGAGAGGTTGGAGCAATGGGCAAAACGGTCTGGGCGACGAGCGCGTCGGCAGGGGCAAGCTCGCCATCGAACATGTGATGCCAAGAAAGTGGCACACACATTGGGCCATTCAAGATGGGAGTGACGAGGCAGAGCGAGAAAGCATCATCCACACCCTCGGCAATTTGACGCTGCTTACCGGTAAAATTAATTCCAAAGTTTCTAACGGCCCTTGGTCCGGCAATGGCGGCAAACGTGCTTTACTTGAAAAACATGACGTGTTGATTTTGAACCGGGACCTTTTGAAGAAAGGTGCCGATCAGTGGACAGACCAAGCTATTCGCACCCGAACGAAGGAACTCGTGCGGGTCATCAGTCAGATTTGGCCAGTACCAGCAAATCATCGTTCGGGGTTCGCTCGAGACAAATCGACTGTCCGCAGGAAGGTTGACCTGTCAGATCTTATCGCGGGCGGCAAGCTCGAGCCCGGACTACCACTCTACCCTCGTCGAAAGCAGCACAGCCATCGCGTGGCTACGCTTCTTCCTGACGGGACAATAGATGTTGATGGCATCGCATTCTCGAGCCCCACCGAGGCGGCGACCGCAATCGCTGGAAAGCGAACGAACGGATGGTGGTTTTTTGTAACGGATCAAGCCACTAAACGCTCACTTCGCAACATCCGACGCGACTATATCGACGCCATGTCTGTAGACGCAGATGACGACGACCAGGACGATGATGAGGATGAAGAAGAAACGTGA